One window of Priestia filamentosa genomic DNA carries:
- a CDS encoding BglG family transcription antiterminator — protein MNTRQKEVLFLLLSESGEHVLVQDLADRVNCSEKTIRNDFKAIEDYLTKYSSALLVRKPGLGVYLEIEESEKIDLFNRLYRVHNRTKYESDEERVLKIAYNLLMNVKSVTAQEMATEHFVNRATIKKDLDNIEKWLSRFGLTIISKQRVGLIIEGNEKDKRKALARLPDLIRNSDFTIQFIKKQFLYHEVEFVMNELKALQKRHSLFFTDDTFESLLTHTLLMIRRIKLKQSISISEQEIKIMKETKEYKWTLEFLKQLELVFAIRFPEEEAIYLTTHILGGKLRYQEKAEGESKFSENNLILSQVVQYLIARMSQLNEIDFSKDSVLIDGLHIHLYPTLNRLHYDLSLSNPMLHDIKRMYPYMFDMLIQVLEEMNETLAVYIPEEEAAYLTLHFEAAMERLDYQEKSKKVIIVCHMGIGMSQLLRTKIERRFRHVHVMGCIAKADLESYLASHQDVELIISTIALPKLALPHLVVSPLLEWTEEKKLEDFIKQLDKTHYKEKKDFVMLNYTTPFLVFLQQEVNHPYQLIEKLAEALHSKGYVDKDYAEHAIIREKMSATAIGSGIAIPHANAKFIKESAIAIATLKEPIEWGTEEVSLVFMLAVKSDGKEVTKRLFQELSYISEQPSFVQKLTKETNVMKFLSYLHN, from the coding sequence ATGAATACAAGACAAAAGGAAGTTCTGTTTTTATTGTTGTCTGAATCTGGTGAACATGTATTGGTGCAAGATCTTGCGGATCGAGTGAATTGTTCGGAAAAAACAATTCGTAATGACTTTAAAGCAATTGAGGACTATCTTACGAAGTATTCGAGCGCACTTCTTGTTCGCAAACCTGGACTAGGGGTGTACTTAGAGATTGAGGAATCTGAAAAAATAGATTTATTTAATAGACTGTATCGTGTTCATAATCGTACAAAGTATGAATCAGATGAAGAAAGAGTGTTGAAGATTGCTTATAATTTGTTGATGAATGTAAAATCAGTTACAGCACAGGAGATGGCTACTGAGCATTTTGTCAATCGGGCCACCATAAAGAAAGATTTAGATAACATTGAAAAGTGGTTAAGTCGTTTTGGATTAACGATCATTTCCAAACAGCGAGTGGGATTGATAATTGAGGGAAATGAAAAGGATAAAAGGAAAGCGTTGGCTAGATTACCAGATTTGATTCGTAATTCAGATTTTACGATTCAATTTATTAAGAAGCAATTTCTATATCATGAAGTTGAATTTGTGATGAATGAATTGAAAGCGCTACAAAAACGGCATTCCTTGTTCTTTACAGATGATACATTTGAAAGTTTATTGACGCACACGTTACTTATGATACGGAGAATAAAACTTAAGCAGTCTATTTCAATTTCTGAACAAGAAATTAAAATAATGAAAGAAACAAAAGAATACAAGTGGACGTTGGAGTTTTTAAAACAGCTAGAGTTGGTTTTTGCGATTCGTTTTCCAGAAGAAGAAGCGATCTATTTAACAACTCACATTTTAGGAGGGAAGCTTCGTTATCAGGAGAAAGCAGAAGGAGAGAGTAAGTTTAGTGAAAACAACTTAATTCTTTCCCAGGTTGTTCAATATCTGATTGCACGTATGTCACAGTTAAATGAAATAGATTTCAGTAAGGATTCAGTTCTTATTGATGGATTGCATATTCATTTATATCCAACATTGAATCGATTGCATTATGATCTTTCGCTATCGAATCCGATGCTTCATGATATAAAAAGAATGTATCCTTATATGTTCGATATGCTAATTCAAGTATTAGAGGAAATGAATGAGACGCTTGCTGTTTACATTCCGGAAGAGGAAGCGGCATATCTTACTTTACACTTTGAAGCCGCAATGGAACGTTTGGATTATCAAGAAAAATCTAAAAAAGTTATTATTGTTTGCCATATGGGAATCGGAATGTCACAGTTGTTACGCACAAAGATTGAACGGAGATTTCGTCATGTTCACGTGATGGGGTGTATAGCGAAAGCAGATTTGGAGTCGTACTTAGCGTCACATCAAGATGTAGAGCTTATTATTTCTACAATCGCCCTTCCTAAACTCGCTCTTCCTCACCTTGTCGTATCTCCGTTATTAGAGTGGACAGAAGAAAAAAAACTAGAAGATTTTATAAAGCAACTGGATAAAACACATTATAAAGAAAAAAAAGACTTTGTTATGTTAAACTACACAACGCCGTTTTTAGTGTTTTTACAACAAGAGGTGAACCACCCTTATCAGTTAATTGAAAAGTTAGCAGAAGCTTTGCATAGTAAAGGTTATGTTGATAAAGATTATGCAGAACATGCGATTATAAGAGAAAAAATGTCGGCAACAGCGATTGGGTCCGGGATTGCCATTCCCCATGCAAACGCTAAGTTTATTAAGGAATCAGCTATTGCCATTGCGACATTAAAAGAACCAATTGAATGGGGAACGGAGGAAGTATCACTTGTATTCATGCTAGCGGTTAAGAGCGATGGGAAAGAAGTAACAAAGAGACTATTCCAAGAGCTGTCTTATATAAGTGAACAACCATCTTTTGTTCAAAAGCTGACAAAGGAAACAAATGTAATGAAGTTTTTATCTTATTTGCATAATTAA
- a CDS encoding four-helix bundle copper-binding protein: MSHENYQSIIETLHECMSTCNHCYDACLKEDNVKMMAQCIRLDRECADICAYLEQALGRGTPFVPELAQVCADICEACGTECKKHDHDHCQKCAEVCFKCAEECKKLAS, from the coding sequence ATGTCACATGAAAACTATCAATCTATTATTGAAACTCTACATGAATGTATGTCTACTTGTAATCACTGTTATGATGCCTGCTTGAAAGAAGATAATGTTAAAATGATGGCTCAATGCATTCGTTTGGATCGAGAGTGTGCAGATATTTGTGCTTATTTAGAACAAGCTTTAGGAAGAGGCACACCCTTTGTTCCTGAATTAGCTCAAGTGTGTGCAGATATTTGTGAAGCCTGTGGGACCGAGTGCAAAAAACACGATCATGATCATTGTCAAAAATGTGCAGAAGTTTGTTTCAAATGTGCAGAAGAATGCAAGAAATTAGCCTCATAA
- a CDS encoding cysteine hydrolase family protein, which produces MRENFTNTALIIIDVQKAFEDEKWGPRNNLHAEDNIKLLLKTWRKREYPIIHIQHLSDNVQSIFHPSKQSSAFKDSVVPVKDETIFKKKVNSAFIGTGLEEHLKENNIRKVVIVGLTTPHCVSTTTRMSGNLGFETYLVSDATAAFAIKGADNTYYSAEQIHAVSLATLDNEFAKVLTTEEVIQKLSSIETTQS; this is translated from the coding sequence ATGAGAGAAAATTTTACTAATACGGCTTTAATAATCATTGATGTCCAAAAAGCTTTTGAAGATGAAAAATGGGGTCCAAGAAACAACTTGCATGCTGAGGACAATATTAAACTCTTATTAAAAACGTGGAGAAAAAGAGAGTATCCAATTATACATATTCAGCATTTATCTGATAACGTTCAATCTATCTTCCATCCTAGTAAACAAAGTTCAGCTTTTAAAGATAGTGTCGTTCCAGTAAAAGATGAAACCATTTTTAAAAAGAAAGTAAACAGTGCTTTTATAGGAACTGGTCTTGAGGAACATTTAAAAGAAAATAACATAAGAAAAGTTGTCATTGTAGGATTAACAACTCCTCATTGTGTATCTACTACTACTCGAATGAGTGGTAACTTAGGATTTGAAACTTACCTAGTATCTGATGCAACGGCTGCATTTGCCATTAAAGGAGCAGACAACACCTATTATTCCGCTGAACAAATCCATGCTGTTTCTTTAGCAACTTTAGATAATGAGTTTGCTAAAGTTTTGACAACGGAAGAAGTAATACAAAAGTTAAGTTCAATTGAAACAACACAATCATAA
- a CDS encoding DUF3953 domain-containing protein, which produces MLKGLRVFLSVIVVILSGYSLLTQSFKVMPYSMLLLSALILVTGLIELQKNKKEFWGYLCIVVSLFALSGSIQGFLLN; this is translated from the coding sequence ATGTTGAAAGGACTAAGAGTTTTTTTATCTGTAATCGTTGTTATTTTATCTGGATATAGCTTACTCACTCAAAGCTTTAAGGTTATGCCATATTCTATGTTATTATTGAGCGCTCTAATATTAGTAACAGGACTCATTGAGCTACAAAAAAACAAAAAAGAATTTTGGGGTTATTTGTGCATTGTGGTTTCCTTATTTGCCTTATCTGGATCTATACAAGGGTTTTTATTAAATTAG